One window of Thermocoleostomius sinensis A174 genomic DNA carries:
- a CDS encoding phosphoserine transaminase: MEKPLNRPQSSHFSSGPCAKRPGWSPEVLSNALLGRSHRSKVGKARIQEVITRSKQLLGIPEDYLCGIVPASDTGAVEMAMWSLLGARGVDMVAWESFGQAWVTDAQKQLKLPDCRTFLADYGKLPDLSQIDCDRDVVFTWNGTTSGVRVPHSEWIKDDRQGLMIADATSAVFAMEIPWHKLDVITWSWQKVMGGEAAHGMLVLSPRAVERLNTYVPPRPIPKLFQLTKKGQVNLGIFEGDTINTPSMLCVEDALDGLKWAESIGGLSALMHRSQANFNAIAAWVEQTPWVDFLAEVPETRSNTSICLKIVDPWYTELSKDDQAKGAKKLTGLLDSEGVAYDIASYRDAPPGIRIWGGATVETADIEALLPWLDWAFAEVKQIMKAD, translated from the coding sequence ATGGAAAAACCGTTAAACCGTCCCCAATCCAGTCATTTTTCGTCGGGGCCATGCGCCAAACGACCGGGCTGGAGTCCTGAAGTCTTAAGTAATGCGCTTTTGGGTCGCTCCCATCGCTCCAAAGTGGGAAAAGCCCGCATTCAGGAGGTAATTACGCGCAGTAAACAACTGCTGGGCATTCCCGAAGATTACCTCTGTGGCATTGTGCCTGCTTCCGATACGGGCGCAGTGGAAATGGCGATGTGGTCGCTGTTGGGGGCACGGGGCGTAGACATGGTGGCCTGGGAAAGCTTTGGCCAAGCCTGGGTGACAGACGCCCAAAAGCAATTGAAATTGCCCGATTGTCGCACATTTCTCGCCGACTATGGAAAACTGCCTGACCTGTCGCAGATTGATTGCGATCGCGATGTTGTCTTTACCTGGAATGGTACAACGTCTGGAGTACGGGTTCCTCATAGTGAGTGGATCAAAGACGATCGGCAAGGGCTAATGATTGCTGATGCCACGTCGGCTGTATTTGCCATGGAAATTCCCTGGCACAAACTGGACGTAATTACCTGGTCGTGGCAAAAAGTGATGGGTGGCGAAGCGGCTCACGGCATGTTGGTTCTCAGTCCGCGTGCCGTCGAACGCCTCAATACATATGTGCCGCCCCGTCCGATTCCCAAACTGTTCCAACTCACTAAAAAAGGACAGGTGAACCTCGGCATTTTTGAGGGCGACACAATCAACACCCCTTCGATGTTGTGTGTGGAAGATGCGCTAGATGGACTGAAGTGGGCTGAAAGCATTGGCGGACTGTCGGCCTTGATGCACCGATCGCAAGCCAACTTCAACGCGATCGCCGCCTGGGTAGAGCAAACCCCCTGGGTCGATTTTCTAGCGGAAGTGCCGGAGACTCGCTCCAACACCTCAATTTGTTTAAAAATCGTCGATCCTTGGTACACAGAACTCTCTAAAGACGATCAGGCGAAAGGCGCTAAAAAACTAACTGGGCTGTTGGACAGCGAAGGGGTCGCCTACGACATTGCCTCCTATCGCGATGCCCCTCCGGGAATTCGCATTTGGGGAGGAGCTACCGTAGAAACCGCCGACATTGAAGCACTGTTGCCCTGGTTAGACTGGGCCTTTGCTGAAGTGAAACAGATCATGAAAGCAGATTAG